The Balneola sp. genomic sequence ACTGCACTGTTGTTGGAGAACCCCCTGGAGCAGGGGCCAATCATTCTGGGGATGCGGAGTTTCATATTCTGCCCAACTCAGGTATTTATTATATGATGTCTACAAAAAAATGGACTGGCAACAACCCCTCAGATTCGTTGAAAACTATCTATCCAGAAGTAATGATTAACTATTTGAGCACTCATTATAAAAATGGTATTGACCCCTGGATGAATGCAATAAATACCCTTTAGGAATGATTTATAACATTATCCGAAACCATTAAGAGCAGATTAGTTCTAAACTGATTTTAGAATTATCTCATCCCAACAATTACATCCCACTCTTCCTCAGTAACGTGGGTAATCGAAAGCCTGCCAATCCTGAACATTTCCATTGAATCCAAAGCAGGATTAGCTTTAAGCTCATCTCTTCCAATAGGGGTGTCAAACTTTTGAACAAACTTCATATCTACATTTACCCACCGCGGATCACTCTCTGAACTCTTTTCATCAAAATATTTTGAATCCTTATCGAACTGAAGCGCATCAGGGTATGGCTCACTACATACTTCCATAATTCCAACAATGGCCGGGGGCTTCTGGTTTGAGTGATAAAAGAAAGCAAGATCTCCTACCTCCATTTCATCTCTCATAAAATTTCTGGCCGCATAATTTCTTACTCCATCCCAAGGAGTTACACTGTCTTGCTCTAATTCGTCAATGCTGTAATTTTCCGGCTCTGATTTACACAACCAATATTTTCTACTCATTTTTCTGCTATTTCTTTATTGATTCCTGATACTTGTCCAGATACCACAAAATGGTTTCTCGCAGCATTCCATCAAAATAACCAGAGGGTTCCCAATCGAGTTCTTTTTTAATTTTTGAGGCGTCAATAGCATATCTAAAATCATGGCCCAAACGATCAGTAACAAAATTGATCAGGTTTTTATAATCACCTTTCGGTCCCTTTCCTAGTTCACTATTGAGTAGTTCACAGATTTTCTCAACGAGGTCAAGATTTTTCCATTCATTATTGCCCCCCACATTATAAGTCTCTCCTGCTTTACCCTTCAGAAAAGCTGTTTCTAATGCTCTGCAATGATCCTTGACAAACAACCAATCTCGTACATTTTGCCCTTTTCCATAAACGGGAATTGGGTTGTGTTGCACAGCATTACGAATTACAGTAGGAATGAGCTTTTCATCGTGCTGATGGGGACCGTAGTTATTAGAACAATTAGTGGTTACCACATTCATCTTATATGTCTGATAGTAAGATCTTACGATCATATCACTTCCTGCTTTTGAAGCAGAATAAGGAGAATTAGGTGCATAAGGAGTGGTTTCTGTAAAAAGCCCATCATCTTCCAGCTCCCCATAAACCTCATCAGTAGAAACATGAAGAAAACGATTATTCTTCCAAGAGTCTTCGCCAGTTCCCCAAAGTTGTCTACACTCTTCAAGGATATTAAAAGTTCCCACTACATTTGAGAGAATGAAAGGCTCCGGACCTGCTATAGAATTATCAACATGTGACTCAGCTGCCAAGTGAATAACTCCATCGGGCTGGAAAGTCTTAACTACATCTTGAACTGCTTTTCTGTCTACTAAATCAATCTTTTTAAAATGATACCTCTCAGAGTCTTTTAATGGGTCAAGGAATCCCCTATCAGAGGCATAGGTTAATTTATCAATATTGTAGATATGCCAGTCCTTATTCTTCTCAAAAAGGTAGAGAATAAGATTTGAACCAATAAAACCTGCACCACCTGTAACGATGATTTTCATAAGAATAAGTCTTCTTCTTTTAGGGATGAAAAAAGTGGCTGACGCCGATCCTTATCTGAAAGAATTGGTCTAGATATATCCCAGTTAATACGGATCAAGGGGTCGTCCCAACGAATGCCTCTCTCAGAGTCTTTGTCATAATAGTCGGTACACTTGTAATGCACAATAGCTTCATCAGATAAAACAGAAAAACCATGAGCAAAACCTTCAGGTATATAAATTTGTCTATGATTTTTTTCGCTGATCTTAACGGCAACATAGTTTCCAAAAGTTTTGGAAGCTCTTCTTACATCAACAGCAACATCCAGTACTTCCCCTTTAATACATTGCACTAATTTTCCTTGCGGTTTTTCTAGCTGATAATGTAATCCCCTAACTGTTCCTTTATAGGATTTTGAAATATTATCCTGAACAAAATTCATCTCAATACCATGCTCTAGTAAAACTTGTTTACGGAAGGACTCTAAAAAATATCCTCGATCATCCTCATATACCTGCGGTTCAATAATCTTGACCTCAGGTATTCTAGCACTGGTGATTTTCATCGATTAGATTGTGTTTAATAGTTCTTTTAAGCCTTGCTGCCAACTAATGATTTCAATGCCGGGAATGGTACTAATTTTTTTAGTACTTAGTTTAGAAAAAAAAGGGCGACTGGCCTTAGTAACGTACTCTTTTGAAGAAACAGGTAGTAATTCTACCTTCATTTTTTTTAGTCTGAAAATCTCGTTGGCCACCTCGAACCAGTTCGTGATTCCAGACGAGCTTAAATGGAAGTAACCCTTACAGTTTTGTTCTAAAAGTGAAAATGTATTCGTAACAACGTTCTTCGTAAATGTAGGAGCTCCGAATTGGTCATTAACAACTTTCAATGTATCTCTTTCTTCACCAAGCCTGAGCATTGTCTTTACAAAATTATTCCCATATTCACCGCAAAGCCATGAGACTCTAAGGATCAAATACTCACAATCTGACTTTCGTATTATTTCTTCGCCCCCTTGTTTTGAAAGACCATACACGTTTTTTGGAGAGGTCTCGTGTTCTTCAGAATAGCCTTCAGGGGTGCTCTCTTTATCCTCGTGGGAACCATTAAATACATAATCGGTGGAGTAATGAACCAGCTTTATATTCTTTAGCTTACAAGTGTTTGAAATCTCTTTTAGAGCATACGCATTCACTTTGAAAGCGAGATCCTTTTCCTCCTCTGCTTTATCAACATTTGTATATGCTGCACAATTTATGAAAGCTGATGGCTTATCTTTTTCAACTATACTTCTTAGCTCTGAAATATTTGTTATATCTAATTCTTCAGAACAATAAGCCTGGAAATCAATCCCTTTTTTCTCACAAAAAATGACCCACTCCTTACCGAGTTGACCACATGCCCCTGTGATTAAAAGTTTCATCGATTTCCTAACGCTAATTCGTTTGCAAGTTTATATGAACTCGGAGTTCCTGCATCGGTCCACCAGCCTTTAAGTACAGAACTAGTCATCTCCCCTTTTTGGATATAGAAATTATTCACATCTGTTATTTCGAGTTCACCTCTTCCTGAAGGTTTTAGGATTTTAATGCAATCAAATACCTTTGAGTCGTAAAAATAAATCCCTGTTACAGCAAAATTAGATTTAGGGAATTCTGGTTTCTCTTCAATAGATACCACTTTTTCCCCATTCAACTCTGCTACTCCATATCTCTGTGGATCGTGCACTTCCTGGATAAGAATTTGGGCGCCTGAACCGGAATAATTTTGCGCAGCTGATTCCAATGATTGTTGAAATATATTATCTCCCAGAATCACTATCACCGAATCAGAGCCAACAAAATTCTCAGCTAAACCCAGAGCCTGGGCAATACCTCCAGCTTCGTCTTGTACTTTATAAGTGAATCTACAGCCGAAGTCCTTCCCTGACCCTAGTAAGTTTACAACATCTCCCATATGATCAGTACCGGTAACAATCAGTATTTCCTCTATACCAACTTGAATAAGTTTTTCAATAGGATGATAGATCATTGGTTTATCACCAACTGGTAGCAGATGTTTATTTGTCACCTTTGTTAATGGATAAAGCCTGGATCCGGTTCCCCCGGCAAGTACAACTCCTTTCATAAATCTTTTTCGTTGGTTAGCCTAACAGTTCAAGAAATTAAAACTACTCTTAATTTGAATTAATTTGAAGTATTTTTAAAACCACTTGAGTTGGATTATTAGAATTAGTGGCCTCTAATAATTAAAGACTTTTAATATTGAGCCGTTAGAAATATTTCATAGTGCTGTTGATGCCTATACTTGCTTATTGGATGTACGTAATTTTGGCGTGCAATGAAATTTTCTCTATTCAGTTTTTTTCTAATCTTAGTTTTCATTGCTCCTACCAATTCTTTGATAGCTCAAACAGCGCTATGGACAGGAGCTGTGGATTCATCCTGGCATAACGCCGATAATTGGAGCACAAATGAAGTTCCAGGTTCTTCATCAAAGGTTGTTTTAAAAGGAAATACTACTCCCTATCCTGTAATTACTACTAATGTAACGGTTGAATCGATAGAAATAAACCAATGGTACAGCAATCCCGGTGATAAAATCAAAATCAGGAATAACGCAACACTCTCGATAAGTGATGATCTAAGAATAAATTCGGCGGGGAGCATAGAAGTCATAAATGGCCACGTTGAAATGACCGGGAGCTCAGATAATAGTCCGTCATTTACGATGAACTCAGTTAATACAGAGATTAATATTACAGAGGGAAGCTTTACCATTGGTTCAGAATCTCAAGAAATCAAAACAGAAATTGTAGGCAAATTCAACGTGGGCAATGGTTCCTTAACGGTTAACGGAGAATTCTCTATTTCTAGTGGAGACACAATCAATGCGCAGAGCGGAACAGTCATAATAAACGGTAATGCTACGATAAATGGTGTTTATAATGGTGATGATGCAGAAACTAGTTTTTATGGTT encodes the following:
- a CDS encoding EVE domain-containing protein; translation: MSRKYWLCKSEPENYSIDELEQDSVTPWDGVRNYAARNFMRDEMEVGDLAFFYHSNQKPPAIVGIMEVCSEPYPDALQFDKDSKYFDEKSSESDPRWVNVDMKFVQKFDTPIGRDELKANPALDSMEMFRIGRLSITHVTEEEWDVIVGMR
- the rfbB gene encoding dTDP-glucose 4,6-dehydratase, producing the protein MKIIVTGGAGFIGSNLILYLFEKNKDWHIYNIDKLTYASDRGFLDPLKDSERYHFKKIDLVDRKAVQDVVKTFQPDGVIHLAAESHVDNSIAGPEPFILSNVVGTFNILEECRQLWGTGEDSWKNNRFLHVSTDEVYGELEDDGLFTETTPYAPNSPYSASKAGSDMIVRSYYQTYKMNVVTTNCSNNYGPHQHDEKLIPTVIRNAVQHNPIPVYGKGQNVRDWLFVKDHCRALETAFLKGKAGETYNVGGNNEWKNLDLVEKICELLNSELGKGPKGDYKNLINFVTDRLGHDFRYAIDASKIKKELDWEPSGYFDGMLRETILWYLDKYQESIKK
- the rfbC gene encoding dTDP-4-dehydrorhamnose 3,5-epimerase, which produces MKITSARIPEVKIIEPQVYEDDRGYFLESFRKQVLLEHGIEMNFVQDNISKSYKGTVRGLHYQLEKPQGKLVQCIKGEVLDVAVDVRRASKTFGNYVAVKISEKNHRQIYIPEGFAHGFSVLSDEAIVHYKCTDYYDKDSERGIRWDDPLIRINWDISRPILSDKDRRQPLFSSLKEEDLFL
- the rfbD gene encoding dTDP-4-dehydrorhamnose reductase — translated: MKLLITGACGQLGKEWVIFCEKKGIDFQAYCSEELDITNISELRSIVEKDKPSAFINCAAYTNVDKAEEEKDLAFKVNAYALKEISNTCKLKNIKLVHYSTDYVFNGSHEDKESTPEGYSEEHETSPKNVYGLSKQGGEEIIRKSDCEYLILRVSWLCGEYGNNFVKTMLRLGEERDTLKVVNDQFGAPTFTKNVVTNTFSLLEQNCKGYFHLSSSGITNWFEVANEIFRLKKMKVELLPVSSKEYVTKASRPFFSKLSTKKISTIPGIEIISWQQGLKELLNTI
- a CDS encoding spore coat protein, whose translation is MKGVVLAGGTGSRLYPLTKVTNKHLLPVGDKPMIYHPIEKLIQVGIEEILIVTGTDHMGDVVNLLGSGKDFGCRFTYKVQDEAGGIAQALGLAENFVGSDSVIVILGDNIFQQSLESAAQNYSGSGAQILIQEVHDPQRYGVAELNGEKVVSIEEKPEFPKSNFAVTGIYFYDSKVFDCIKILKPSGRGELEITDVNNFYIQKGEMTSSVLKGWWTDAGTPSSYKLANELALGNR